A single genomic interval of Heliangelus exortis chromosome 11, bHelExo1.hap1, whole genome shotgun sequence harbors:
- the NEIL1 gene encoding endonuclease 8-like 1, translating to MPEGPELHLAGRYINEACRELVFSGGVERSAVGRGPEVPFTSQAYRVSAASRGKELRLRLTPLGPGQHQDLVFRFGMSGSFRLCPAAQLPRHAHLRFLTRESPPRALCFVDPRRFGSWRLGDAWQPDRGPCVLSEYQAFRENVLKNLDDKAFDKPICEALLDQKFFNGIGNYLRAEILYRLKIPPFEKARTVLEALKQQEQARRKKNPSLTLSKKLKLMRGSPDLLELCHTVPLEVIAAEKNLLEPDHSDNYAAFKNWLQCYLVPGMSSLRDRHGRTIWFQGEPGPMAPKGQMPHKKHTRVKTDPEAQTPKVTKRALKRPPRAAAKPPKPATVEEEEEVADGLRKGRVLRRRKATAAPASSKPKAPAKARSCQTSVRRGRGTAPAM from the exons ATGCCGGAGGGACCGGAGCTGCACCTCGCCGGGCGCTACATCAACGAGGCGTGCCGCGAGCTGGTGTTCTCGGGCGGCGTGGAGCGCTCGGCGGTGGGCAGGGGCCCGGAGGTGCCCTTCACCAGCCAGGCCTACCGCGTCTCGGCCGCCTCCCGGGGCAAGGAGCTGCGGCTGCGGCTGACTCCGCTGGGCCCCGGACAGCACCAGGACCTCGTCTTCCGCTTCGGCATGTCGGGGTCATTCCGGTTGTGTCCCGCCGCTCAGCTGCCCCGTCATGCCCACCTCCGGTTCCTCACCCGGGAGAGCCCCCCGCGGGCCCTCTGCTTCGTCGACCCCCGCCGCTTCGGGTCGTGGCGGCTGGGGGACGCCTGGCAGCCGGACCGCGGGCCCTGCGTCCTCTCCGAGTACCAGGCCTTCAG GGAGAATGTGCTGAAGAACTTGGACGACAAGGCTTTCGACAAACCCATCTGCGAGGCTCTCTTGGACCAAAAGTTTTTCAATGGAATTGGGAATTATCTCCGGGCTGAGATCTTGTACAG GCTGAAGATCCCTCCCTTTGAAAAGGCTCGGACTGTGCTGGAAGCcctgaagcagcaggagcaggcaaGGAGAAAGAAG AATCCTTCCCTGACACTGAGCAAAAAGCTGAAACTGATGCGGGGGAGCCCGGatctgctggagctgtgccacACAGTGCCCCTGGAGGTTATTGCAGCAG agaaaaatctcttggAGCCAGATCACTCAGATAACTATGCTGCTTTTAAGAACTGGCTGCAATGCTACTTGGTGCCTGGCATGAGCTCCCTGCGTGACCGACACGGCAGGACCATATGGTTCCAG GGAGAGCCTGGCCCCATGGCTCCCAAAG GGCAGATGCCTCACAAGAAGCACACTCGGGTGAAGACAGATCCTGAGGCTCAGACCCCAAAG GTCACCAAGCGTGCCTTGAAACGgcctcccagggctgcagcaaagCCTCCAAAGCCAGCCAcagtggaagaggaggaggaggtggccgATGGGCTGAGGAAGGGACGTGTCCtcaggagaaggaaagcaaCTGCTGCTCCAGCCTCGTCCAAGCCCAAGGCACCGGCCAAAGCCAGAAGCTGTCAGACATCTGTGCGCAGAGGCAGAG GCACAGCCCCTGCCATGTGA